CCCTCCACCGTCAGCGGCAGGCACACGAAGGCCCCGTACTCCTCCACCTCGGGGTGGCCCCTCCACAGCGGGTAGTCGGCCAGCACGGACTCCAGCGACTCGTAGAAGGCGGGAGCGCCCGTGCGCACCACGTCGCGGTACATGACGGGCGAGTCCTCCGGGAAGTGCGTCCAGTCCCGCGTCTCCGCCTCCTCGTAGCCGGTGGTCTCCAGCATGTCGAACCACTGCCCATCCTCCGACAGCAGCCCCAGCGAGCCGCCCGAGGCCCCCAACGCCCGCACCGCCTTCTCCACCACCACGTGTGCCACCTGCGAGGTGGTGAGCGCCTCCGACAGCGCCGCCGTCACCTCCTGCAGCCGCGCGGTGCGCGACTCCTGCGCCCGCAGCCGCTCCAGGGCCTGCTCGGTCTGCTCCCGCGCCTGACGCTCGCGCGCCGCCAGCTGCGCCTGGAGGATGAGCGCGGTGGCCCGGCTCACCATGGAGCCGAAGAGGAGCTTGTCCTCGTTGGAGAAGTCGAACGCCGTGCGGCTGCCCATCAACGCCACCCCCAGCGCCTCCTCCCCCAGCATCAGCGGAATCCCATACAGGCCCCGCGTCCCCTGCCGCCGGAACACCCCGGACTTCACCTGCGGAGACGTGGCCGCCGAGCGCAACGCCATGGGCCGCCGCTCGGCCGCGATGCGCCCCCCGAAGCCCTCCCCCATGTGCACGAAGAAGCCGGAGGCCACCAGCTCCTCCAGCCCCACCGAGGCGCGCGCCCGCAGCACGTCCCCCTCGCGCAACAGCAGCGTCACCGAGTCCACCGCCGTGGTGGCCTCCAACATCACCCGCAGCAGCCTCGGCAGGAAGGTGTCCAGGTCCTCCGTCCCCCGCGCCGCCTGGGAGATGCGCTCGAGCACGTGGAAGGTGCGCTCGCGTGCCCGGGCATGGCGCGCGACGGCCGCCGCCATCAGCTCGTCGAAGGCCCGGTGGAACTGCGCCAGCTCCCCCAGCATCGCGGCCAGCTCGTGCGCCTCGCGCTGCTCCAGGTGCCCGGTGTACAGCCGCAGGATGGTGTCGCGCAGGGCCGAGTACTCCCCGGACACCTCCTCCAGGTCGTAGCCCAGGTCCAGCCGGTCCAACGCATCCAGCTCCGGTGTCTCCGCCGGCCCGCCCGGCGCCCCCTGGTGACGCGCCTCCATCATCCCCGCCATGCGCTCGAGCAGCACCGGCAGGTGGGTGCCGAGCCGCGGGTAGGGCAGCCCCCGCGTACAGGGCAGCTGACGCACCGCTCGCTCCCAGTCCTCCAGGATGTGGGAGCGGTGTCCCCGGATGAAATCGTGGAGGTGGAGGTGCCTGGGTGTTTCCAGCGGTGTTGGATGCTCCGCCATGCCCTGAAGATGGAGCAGCCCCCGGCCGTGAGGCCCCCACCCCGTCCTCCGGTACGGGAAGCTCCCTCCCAGGGCGGCCAGCATTCCCGGCCGTCCCCCTCCTCCGCGCCGTGCGAGCACGCCACCAGGGGAAACGCCCTCGGGCCGTCACATTTCGCCGTGACACCGCCCCGTGGGCCGCGTCACAGCGCAATAGATGGGACCGGGCGTCCGCGACGTCCACCAGACGTCAAGTCTCCCCGCTGCCCCTCACGCGGGCGACCACGACGGGCGCTCCGTGCCTACACTGCGCACCCTTGGGAGACGCATGGTGACGCCGCTGCCCCGCGAGGTCCTCCTCTTCCTGCTGGAAGGGCACCGCTACGCCCTGCCCATGGAGGACGTGCGCGAGCTGGTGCGCGCCGTGCGCCTCACCCCCCTGCCCCGCGCGCCCGCCGTGGTGGAGGGGCTGCTCAACCTGCGCGGCGAGCTGCTCCCCGTCCTGGACATGCGCCGCCGCTTCCGCCTGCCCGCCCGCCCGCTCTCCTCGGCGGATCACCTCGTGGTGGCCCGGGCCGGCCACCGCTCCGTCGCCCTCCGGGTGGACAGGGCCGAGGGCCTGCTCGCCCTGGAGGCGGACCAGCTCGATGCGTCGCCCCGCGAGCTGCCGGGCGTGGGCTACGTGGCCGGTGCCCTCAAGTTGCCAGACGGGCTCGTGCTCCTGCATGACCTGCGCACCTTCCTCTCCGAGGCGGAGGCGCTCGAGTTGGAGGAGGCGCTCGCGAAGGAGGGAGCCTCCCAGTGAGCGGTGACAGCCCCCAGGCCTGGCGGCACCCCGGCTACCTCGCCGTCATCGACCTCGTCGCCGCGCGCGCCGGCCTGCTGCCGCCGAGCTGCCCCGCCGCCGCCATGGAGGGCATCGATCGGGCCATGGCCCGCGCGGGCCAGTCCGACTTCCCCACCTACCTCGCCCAGCTCGAGGCGGACCCCGCCCTGCTGGACGACTTGCTGGTGGAGCTCACCATCGGGGAGACGTACTTCTTCCGCAACCCGGAGCACTTCCAGTTCGTGCGCCACCAGGTGCTGCCCGACCTCCGGCGCCTCCGGGGCCCCACCCATCGGGTGCGCGCGTGGAGCGCCGGCTGCGCCTCGGGCGAGGAGCCCTACTCGCTGGCGGTGCTCCTCATGGAGGAGGGCTACGGGCAGCGGATGGAGGTGCGGGCCACGGACGTGTCGCGCGCGGCGCTCTCCCGGGCCCAGGTGGCCCGCTACGGCGACTGGTCCCTGCGCGGCCCCGAGGCCGGCCGCATGCGGCCCTTCCTGCACCTGGAGGGCAAGCGCTACACGCTCGACGCCCAGGTGCGCGAGCGCGTCCACTTCGGCTACCTCAACCTCGCCGACGACACCTGGCCGTCCCCCGCCCACGGCATCTGGGGCATGGACGTCATCTTCTGCCGCAACGTCCTCATCTACTTCAACCGCGCCACCATCGAGGCGGTGGCCCGGCGGCTCCACGCCTCGCTCGCCGACGGCGGCTTCCTCATCGCCGGCCCCTCGGATCCCTCCCTCGGCGCCTACGCGCCCTTCGAGACGATCCTCACCGACTGGGGCATCGTCTACCACCGGCCCGCCCCGGGCGAGGCCCACCGGACCACCTTCCACTCCTTCCCCTCCGTCCCCCGCCCGCGCCGCGTCCACCGCCGGTGCCGGCTCCCGCGCCGCCGCCCGTGGCCTTCACGCCCCCCGCCCCCGTCCCCGCGCCGCCGCCGCCCCCTCCCCCCGAGGAGCTGACGGGAGCCCAGAGGGCCTTCGACGCCGGGGACTGGCGCGAGGCGGTCCGGCTGGCCGGGGCCCACCCGGAGGACGCGGGAGCCGAGGCGATGGCGATCCGCGCCCTGGCCAACCTGAATCCCCTGGCCGCCGTGCGCCTGTGTGCCGAGGCCACCATGCGCCACCCGCTCGCCGCGGAGCTGCGCTACCTGGAGGCCCTGCTGCTGCTGGGACTCGGCCGGCTCCCGGAGTCCGAGCGCGCCGCGCGTCAGGCCCTCTACCTGGAGCCCTCGCTGGCCGTCGCCCACCTCATGCTGGGCCACATCCTCCGGCGCCAGGGCGACACCGCGGGAGCCCGGCGCGCCTTCCGCACCGCCGAGTCGCTCTGCGCTTCGCTCCCGCCGGAGACGCCGCTCCCCCTGGGTGATGGCGAGCGCGCGGGGCACCTGGCGGAGGTGGCCCGGGGGGAGCGCACCCGGTTGGAGCAGGCCCGTGAGGAGGTCCGTGAATGACGGGAGGCGATGACGTGAAGGGGGGCGGGCTGGACTGGGCCGCGGCCTACAGGCGGTTGAACCGGCTCGCCGCCACCACCGAGGCCTCCTCCACGGCCGACCCCGCGCGCGAGGCGGCGCTGCTCGACGAGCGCGCCCGGGCGCTGGCCCGGCCCCTGGAGCGGCGCACCCAGGCGGGCCCCCTGCTGGAGCTGGTGCACTTCCGCTCCGGCGAGCAGGACTACGCCCTGGAGACGCGCTTCGTCCTGGAGGTGCTGCGCTCCCCGGAGCAGCTCGTCCCCCTGCCCGGCGCGCCGGAGCTGCTGCGCGGCCTCACCCTGCTGCACGGCGAGGTGCTCGCGGTGGTGGAGCTCTCGCCCCTCTTCGGCCGGGCCGCCCCCACCACCCATGGGCCCGTGCTGGTGGTGGGCCCGGGCCGCCCGGAGCTGGGCCTGCGCGCCGACACCGTGGAGGAGGTGCGCCTGCTCGCCCGTGACACGCTCCTGGCGCCCCCGGCCGCGCTCGGCGCGCAGGAGCGGACACTCGTGTCCGGCATCAGCCGTGACGGCATCATCGTTCTGGAGGGAGAGGCGCTGCTGGGGGATGGTCGCCTCTTCTTCGATTTCTCCGAGGAGAGGACCGCATGAGCATCGGGAAGAAGATCGCCCTCGGCTTCGGACTGTCCCTGCTGGTGTTGCTGGCCATCGCGCTGGTGGCCTTCCAGGGCGCCCAGCAGCTGTTGCAGACCACCGAGGGGCTGATGGAGAGCCGGGACCAGGCGCGCAGCATCCGCGAGGTGCGCATGATGCTGCTGGATGCCGAGACGGGCCAGCGCGGCTACCTCCTCACTGGCGAGGAGCGCTACCTGGATCCCTACCACCGGGCCACCCAGCAGTTGGACTCGCAGATCGACAACCTGCGCGCGAGCTTCGCCGACGATCCCGACCAGCTCAACCGGCTCAACCGGCTCGAG
The sequence above is drawn from the Archangium gephyra genome and encodes:
- a CDS encoding GAF domain-containing protein; amino-acid sequence: MRQLPCTRGLPYPRLGTHLPVLLERMAGMMEARHQGAPGGPAETPELDALDRLDLGYDLEEVSGEYSALRDTILRLYTGHLEQREAHELAAMLGELAQFHRAFDELMAAAVARHARARERTFHVLERISQAARGTEDLDTFLPRLLRVMLEATTAVDSVTLLLREGDVLRARASVGLEELVASGFFVHMGEGFGGRIAAERRPMALRSAATSPQVKSGVFRRQGTRGLYGIPLMLGEEALGVALMGSRTAFDFSNEDKLLFGSMVSRATALILQAQLAARERQAREQTEQALERLRAQESRTARLQEVTAALSEALTTSQVAHVVVEKAVRALGASGGSLGLLSEDGQWFDMLETTGYEEAETRDWTHFPEDSPVMYRDVVRTGAPAFYESLESVLADYPLWRGHPEVEEYGAFVCLPLTVEGRVIGAIGLTFRRRHPFPADERAWMGVVAGQCAQALERGRLYDAERRARTGAQESLSRLDAIMETVPVGLGFWDTELRFVRLNEHLARMNGLSPREHLGKNLREVLPQIADQVEPVLRQVMETGQPVMDVEVAGETPARPGVKRYWLASYYPVRDADGSITGLGVVVMDISEQKRAEAHLRRTAEFRERFMSIVSHDLRNPLNAILLSANALLRSEDLGERHVKGARRIITSAERMKRMISDLLDFARGRLGGGIPISPRAVELTALCHEVVEELEAGRPGREVELEVEGELEGEWDADRLSQLLINLGKNALDYSPEESRVRFSLYGEEGFVRLEVHNAGAPIPAERLGSIFEPFRRFGEEQSPTSTSGLGLGLYIVDQIVRAHGGSVSVRSTQEEGTTFTVRLPRHPVGPGVH
- a CDS encoding chemotaxis protein CheW; amino-acid sequence: MVTPLPREVLLFLLEGHRYALPMEDVRELVRAVRLTPLPRAPAVVEGLLNLRGELLPVLDMRRRFRLPARPLSSADHLVVARAGHRSVALRVDRAEGLLALEADQLDASPRELPGVGYVAGALKLPDGLVLLHDLRTFLSEAEALELEEALAKEGASQ
- a CDS encoding CheR family methyltransferase, translated to MSGDSPQAWRHPGYLAVIDLVAARAGLLPPSCPAAAMEGIDRAMARAGQSDFPTYLAQLEADPALLDDLLVELTIGETYFFRNPEHFQFVRHQVLPDLRRLRGPTHRVRAWSAGCASGEEPYSLAVLLMEEGYGQRMEVRATDVSRAALSRAQVARYGDWSLRGPEAGRMRPFLHLEGKRYTLDAQVRERVHFGYLNLADDTWPSPAHGIWGMDVIFCRNVLIYFNRATIEAVARRLHASLADGGFLIAGPSDPSLGAYAPFETILTDWGIVYHRPAPGEAHRTTFHSFPSVPRPRRVHRRCRLPRRRPWPSRPPPPSPRRRRPLPPRS
- a CDS encoding chemotaxis protein CheW, yielding MTGGDDVKGGGLDWAAAYRRLNRLAATTEASSTADPAREAALLDERARALARPLERRTQAGPLLELVHFRSGEQDYALETRFVLEVLRSPEQLVPLPGAPELLRGLTLLHGEVLAVVELSPLFGRAAPTTHGPVLVVGPGRPELGLRADTVEEVRLLARDTLLAPPAALGAQERTLVSGISRDGIIVLEGEALLGDGRLFFDFSEERTA